In Acidimicrobiia bacterium, a single window of DNA contains:
- a CDS encoding alpha/beta fold hydrolase, giving the protein MIDVLYAQADDGTHVAYRVLDADPSAEPARDVVMVPGGLIPLELFEEEPGFARLLEGLRALGRVIVFDRRGVGLSDPIQDWERTVVDQWTDDLAAVVDESGTRDIVLVAWDGFGVGSRYAAMHPERVSALVLYEPFVVADDDWEAWSARRMQRGNANVRGEDDILAEVAPSRIADREFRDWYARAGRLGASPSTAPRIWGSVMRAHPRDALLEQVVAPTLVLDRRDNLEPLGTHDLKGVPGAWQLFRVAPNT; this is encoded by the coding sequence GTGATCGACGTTCTCTACGCCCAGGCCGACGATGGGACGCATGTCGCGTACCGAGTCCTCGACGCCGACCCGTCCGCCGAGCCTGCCCGCGACGTCGTGATGGTGCCGGGTGGGCTAATCCCGCTCGAGTTGTTCGAGGAGGAGCCCGGGTTCGCCCGTCTGCTCGAGGGGCTGCGTGCGCTCGGTCGGGTAATTGTCTTCGACCGCCGCGGGGTGGGTCTATCGGACCCGATCCAGGACTGGGAGCGCACGGTCGTCGACCAGTGGACTGACGATCTCGCGGCCGTCGTGGACGAATCGGGAACCCGCGACATCGTGCTGGTGGCCTGGGACGGCTTCGGCGTCGGCTCGCGGTACGCGGCGATGCACCCTGAGCGGGTGTCGGCGTTGGTGCTCTACGAGCCATTTGTCGTCGCGGACGATGATTGGGAAGCGTGGTCTGCCCGCCGCATGCAACGCGGCAACGCCAACGTGCGCGGAGAGGACGACATTCTCGCTGAGGTCGCACCGAGCCGAATCGCCGATCGCGAGTTTCGCGACTGGTACGCGCGAGCGGGCCGACTCGGCGCCAGCCCATCGACGGCTCCCCGAATCTGGGGATCGGTAATGCGCGCTCATCCGCGGGACGCTCTCCTCGAGCAGGTCGTTGCCCCGACGCTCGTACTTGACCGCCGCGACAACCTCGAGCCGCTCGGCACCCATGACCTCAAGGGGGTTCCCGGCGCCTGGCAACTGTTCCGCGTGGCGCCCAACACCTGA
- a CDS encoding SDR family oxidoreductase, with product MELALQGKTVLITGASKGIGLGMATAFAREGAAVMISSRKQNALDLAARDIEAAVPGARVATFAANAGEPEQAEACVAATLDRLGAIDVLVNNAGTNPVMGRTIDADLDAWDKTFRVNVRGALVWTQYAWRSAMQEHGGCVINISSVGGISGTSGIGAYNITKAALIHLTKVLAVELAPKVRVNAIAPGLVKTDFARALWEPAGDAAGLGLPLQRLGEPDDIAGSAVFLASDAARWITGHVLVVDGGALVGRSPV from the coding sequence GTGGAGCTGGCGCTGCAGGGTAAGACCGTACTCATAACCGGCGCGTCCAAAGGCATCGGCCTCGGTATGGCGACCGCGTTCGCGCGAGAGGGCGCGGCGGTGATGATCTCTTCGCGCAAGCAGAACGCGCTGGACCTTGCCGCCCGCGACATCGAAGCCGCCGTCCCGGGCGCGCGCGTCGCGACGTTCGCGGCGAATGCCGGTGAGCCGGAACAAGCTGAAGCGTGCGTCGCCGCGACGCTCGATCGGCTCGGCGCCATCGACGTGCTGGTGAACAACGCGGGTACGAACCCGGTGATGGGGCGGACGATCGACGCCGATCTCGACGCGTGGGACAAGACCTTCCGGGTAAATGTCCGCGGTGCGCTCGTCTGGACGCAGTACGCCTGGCGATCGGCGATGCAGGAGCACGGCGGCTGCGTGATCAACATCTCGTCCGTCGGCGGGATCTCCGGCACCTCGGGCATCGGCGCCTACAACATCACCAAAGCCGCGCTCATCCATCTCACGAAGGTGCTCGCCGTCGAGCTGGCTCCCAAGGTGCGCGTGAACGCGATCGCGCCGGGCCTCGTGAAGACCGACTTCGCCCGCGCCCTGTGGGAACCGGCGGGCGATGCCGCAGGACTCGGTCTGCCCCTTCAGCGGCTCGGCGAACCCGACGATATCGCCGGCAGCGCGGTGTTCCTCGCGAGCGACGCCGCGCGATGGATCACCGGCCACGTGCTGGTGGTCGACGGTGGCGCCCTCGTGGGTCGGTCACCCGTCTAG
- a CDS encoding alpha/beta hydrolase, producing MPMYQTFDGCSLFYDDQGDGQAVVLLHGFVGDINIDWVRSGVLDRLLDEGYRVIAFDARGHGLSEKPHELSAYENDALTKDAQALLDQVGLDQYLLVGFSMGARTALHVAAIDPRVRGVVALGLGEHSLQHNARGIGLVPQALLTDDPDSIEHDSIRNFREMADAIHADRKALAALMTAERTEVPDLLDDVKVPVLVVTGSDDATAGAPGPLAERFANGRAVQTAGDHPGVKDQPEMHDAMLEFLASV from the coding sequence ATGCCCATGTATCAAACCTTCGACGGATGCTCGCTCTTCTACGACGACCAGGGCGACGGGCAAGCCGTCGTACTCCTCCACGGCTTCGTCGGCGACATCAACATCGACTGGGTGCGCTCCGGAGTCCTCGACCGGCTCCTCGACGAGGGCTACCGGGTCATCGCGTTCGACGCGCGCGGGCACGGCCTCTCGGAGAAGCCCCACGAGCTGAGTGCCTACGAGAACGACGCGCTGACGAAGGACGCGCAGGCGCTCCTCGACCAGGTCGGGCTCGATCAGTACCTGCTCGTGGGATTCTCGATGGGTGCGCGGACCGCGTTGCACGTGGCTGCGATCGACCCCCGCGTGCGCGGGGTCGTCGCGCTCGGCCTCGGCGAGCACAGCTTGCAGCACAACGCACGTGGCATCGGCCTGGTACCGCAGGCACTGCTCACCGACGATCCCGACTCGATCGAGCACGATTCGATCCGCAACTTCCGCGAGATGGCCGACGCCATCCACGCCGACCGTAAGGCGCTGGCGGCGTTGATGACCGCAGAGCGCACCGAAGTTCCCGACCTTCTCGACGACGTCAAGGTTCCCGTGCTCGTGGTCACGGGATCCGACGACGCGACCGCGGGCGCGCCCGGCCCGCTCGCCGAGCGCTTTGCGAACGGCAGAGCCGTCCAGACCGCGGGCGATCACCCAGGCGTGAAGGACCAGCCGGAGATGCACGACGCGATGCTGGAGTTCCTCGCGTCGGTCTGA
- a CDS encoding TIGR03086 family metal-binding protein, translating to MELVERLERSISEARGVLAQTSPDQYGMPTPCSMWDVRQLVNHTIGAMVMFGDALTKGEADMSKLMGDLIGDDALSSFDAAAAGMVAAFRSPGALDGMVKLPFAELPAGFGIQLVADDVLVHGWDLAKAIGADVNWDQELASETLDFVQSSFPPEMRGDQFEAEVPVPANVDAMTQLVGALGRQP from the coding sequence ATGGAACTCGTCGAGAGGCTCGAACGCTCGATCAGCGAAGCGCGGGGTGTACTCGCGCAGACCTCGCCGGATCAGTACGGGATGCCCACGCCCTGCTCGATGTGGGACGTGCGCCAACTGGTGAACCACACGATTGGCGCGATGGTGATGTTCGGCGACGCTCTGACCAAGGGTGAGGCCGACATGAGCAAGCTCATGGGCGACCTGATCGGTGACGACGCGCTCTCCTCCTTCGACGCCGCGGCCGCCGGCATGGTCGCTGCCTTCAGGTCACCGGGAGCGCTCGACGGGATGGTGAAGCTTCCCTTTGCAGAGCTCCCCGCCGGCTTCGGGATCCAACTCGTGGCCGACGACGTCCTCGTGCACGGATGGGATCTCGCCAAGGCCATCGGCGCCGACGTGAACTGGGACCAGGAGCTCGCATCCGAGACGCTCGACTTCGTCCAGTCGTCGTTCCCGCCGGAAATGCGAGGAGACCAGTTCGAGGCCGAGGTGCCCGTTCCCGCCAACGTCGACGCGATGACTCAGCTCGTAGGGGCGCTCGGCCGCCAACCCTGA
- a CDS encoding Gfo/Idh/MocA family oxidoreductase, which yields MVTKSAVGVGVIGRGFGARVVAPVFDGTEGCEVIDVVSPRDDDAVRALLARADVDLVAVHSPPFCHRDLVVAAVEAGKAVLCDKPFGCDEADALAMDDAARDAGVVALLNFEFRHHPGRARLRELVQEGAVGTVEHVQWNAFNAGSRIPLRWYGWLFDASRGGGWIGAWGSHAIDFLRWTFGALTDAGARTQVTIAERPDRDGNRFECTAEDAFTAWMRTAGGATVTIDTSFVAPANVPTRITVLGSDGVLESVGDQRIKLRTNEGSSEVFAFDAPAEDPHLVPMRAWAQVVRDAVRDGKVPDGEPTFTDGVECARVMNRLRA from the coding sequence ATGGTAACGAAGTCGGCGGTCGGCGTTGGCGTGATCGGTCGGGGGTTCGGCGCACGCGTAGTCGCGCCGGTCTTCGACGGGACCGAGGGCTGCGAGGTCATCGACGTCGTGTCGCCCCGCGACGACGATGCGGTCCGCGCGCTGCTCGCCCGAGCCGATGTCGACCTCGTCGCGGTGCACTCGCCGCCGTTCTGCCATCGCGACTTGGTCGTCGCCGCGGTGGAGGCGGGCAAGGCCGTGCTGTGTGACAAGCCCTTCGGGTGCGACGAAGCCGACGCGCTCGCCATGGACGACGCCGCCCGCGACGCGGGCGTCGTCGCGCTGCTCAACTTCGAGTTCCGCCACCACCCCGGGCGGGCCCGGCTCCGGGAGCTGGTGCAGGAGGGCGCGGTGGGCACGGTGGAGCACGTGCAGTGGAACGCGTTCAACGCCGGTTCACGCATCCCCCTGCGGTGGTACGGGTGGCTGTTCGACGCGTCGCGCGGCGGCGGGTGGATCGGCGCGTGGGGATCACACGCGATCGACTTCCTGCGCTGGACCTTCGGCGCCCTCACCGACGCGGGTGCGCGCACGCAGGTCACCATCGCCGAACGACCGGACCGCGACGGCAACCGGTTCGAGTGCACGGCGGAAGATGCGTTCACCGCGTGGATGCGCACCGCCGGCGGCGCGACGGTGACCATCGACACCTCGTTCGTCGCGCCGGCGAACGTACCGACGCGCATTACCGTCCTCGGCTCCGACGGCGTCCTCGAATCCGTCGGCGACCAGCGCATCAAGCTGCGCACCAACGAGGGATCGAGCGAGGTCTTCGCGTTCGACGCGCCGGCCGAGGATCCTCACCTCGTCCCGATGCGGGCGTGGGCGCAGGTCGTGCGCGATGCCGTTCGCGACGGCAAGGTCCCCGATGGCGAACCGACCTTCACCGACGGCGTCGAGTGCGCGCGGGTGATGAACCGCCTCAGAGCTTGA
- a CDS encoding SDR family oxidoreductase, giving the protein MGTLDGRVAVITGAGRGIGREHALLFAREGAKVVVNDLGGKEDGTGADAGPAQEVVDEIKAMGSEAVANTDSCADWEGGQRLIQTALDTFGELHVLVNNAGILRDRMITNMSEEEWDAVIHVHLKGHFVPLHFAAAYWRDQAKAGTPLKASVINTSSTSGLFGNVGQTNYGAAKTGIATLAIIAQMELDRYGVRVNAIAPAAMTRLIQTIPGVENRPQPKAGEFNPSDPGNVSPFVAYLATEDCPIKGRVFFVQGGDVSLFKPFSLVDRIHKDGRWTVEELQKEAARFADVEFDLRNF; this is encoded by the coding sequence ATGGGCACATTGGACGGACGGGTGGCCGTCATCACCGGCGCCGGGCGCGGGATCGGGCGGGAGCACGCGCTGCTCTTCGCGCGCGAAGGAGCCAAGGTCGTGGTGAACGACCTCGGCGGCAAGGAAGACGGCACGGGCGCCGACGCGGGGCCGGCGCAAGAGGTCGTCGACGAGATCAAGGCGATGGGCAGCGAGGCGGTGGCCAACACCGACAGCTGCGCCGACTGGGAAGGTGGTCAGCGCCTGATCCAGACGGCGCTCGACACGTTCGGCGAGCTGCACGTGCTCGTGAACAACGCGGGCATCCTGCGCGACCGCATGATCACCAACATGTCGGAAGAAGAATGGGACGCGGTCATCCACGTCCACCTGAAGGGCCACTTCGTGCCGTTGCACTTCGCCGCCGCGTACTGGCGCGACCAGGCGAAGGCGGGCACGCCGTTGAAGGCGTCGGTGATCAACACGTCGTCTACGTCGGGACTCTTCGGCAACGTCGGCCAGACGAACTACGGCGCGGCCAAGACCGGCATCGCGACGCTGGCGATCATCGCCCAGATGGAACTGGATCGTTACGGCGTGCGCGTCAACGCCATCGCCCCCGCGGCGATGACACGCCTCATCCAGACGATCCCCGGCGTGGAGAACCGTCCGCAGCCGAAAGCGGGCGAGTTCAACCCGTCGGACCCGGGCAACGTGTCGCCGTTCGTCGCCTATCTGGCTACCGAGGACTGCCCGATCAAGGGTCGGGTGTTCTTCGTCCAGGGCGGCGACGTGTCGCTCTTCAAGCCGTTCTCGCTCGTCGACCGCATTCACAAGGACGGTCGGTGGACGGTGGAGGAACTGCAGAAGGAGGCGGCGCGCTTCGCCGACGTCGAGTTCGACCTGCGGAACTTCTAG
- a CDS encoding acyltransferase family protein: MPGTVAEERDVPTRLPRVGYIPALDGLRALAVVAVLFYHGGVKWMPGGFLGVDVFFVISGYLITSLLLGDFREFRHIQFGRFYLRRARRLLPALFLMLAVVALYALLFLPDTVSELRGQQIAAIFYVENWYLIFHKVSYFVAVGRPSMLRHVWSLAVEEQFYLFWPLIFAFLLARWGKQREKLLAAVLACALASTVLMAVLYKPFTDPSRVYFGSDTRASTMLIGAALAIIWTPWRLTRKTAKGAPLVLDVMSIVGMVGVLWFFLNAREYNNWMYRGGFLLVALLSALLLAATVHPAARLTPKLFSVAPVVWVGVRSYGIYLWHWPVFVLTRPHSDLPLTGIPLLVLRIAIVFVLAALSYRYVEEPVRHGAIGRQLREFRRAAGERRRQLGTAFAIVGSAVVAGVLVIAAGFAGAEPTPRPEGLPEVSSIVLRPTTTTLPGTPSPTTTTVAVPPPVPEHVTAVGDSVMLGAATALQGTIGQDKVIVDAEESRQFSEGVDKLREYRDTGQLGDEVVVQLGTNGAVNPDDIDRMMGVLKDVKRVVIVNAKVPRPWEGQVNEALANGVKKYKNAAVLVDWHTIGGDHPEFFWEDGIHLRPEGAEYYAQLIAGYL; this comes from the coding sequence ATGCCCGGAACCGTCGCAGAGGAGCGTGATGTTCCGACGCGCCTTCCGCGCGTCGGCTACATCCCGGCGCTCGACGGCTTGCGGGCGCTCGCGGTGGTGGCCGTGCTCTTTTACCACGGCGGCGTCAAGTGGATGCCGGGCGGGTTTCTCGGCGTCGACGTGTTCTTCGTCATCAGCGGCTACCTGATCACGAGCCTCCTCCTCGGCGACTTCCGCGAGTTTCGCCACATCCAGTTCGGGCGGTTCTACCTCCGGCGGGCACGCCGCCTCCTGCCCGCACTGTTCCTCATGCTCGCCGTGGTTGCCCTCTACGCGTTGCTCTTCCTTCCTGACACGGTCTCCGAGCTCCGCGGGCAGCAGATCGCGGCGATCTTCTACGTCGAGAACTGGTACCTGATCTTTCACAAGGTGTCCTACTTCGTGGCCGTGGGGCGTCCGTCGATGCTGCGGCACGTGTGGTCACTCGCGGTGGAAGAGCAGTTCTACCTGTTCTGGCCGCTGATCTTCGCGTTCTTGCTAGCACGATGGGGAAAGCAGCGCGAGAAGTTGCTCGCGGCCGTGCTCGCGTGCGCGCTCGCGTCGACCGTGCTCATGGCGGTGCTCTACAAGCCGTTCACCGATCCGTCTCGCGTGTACTTCGGTAGCGACACGCGCGCGTCGACGATGCTGATCGGCGCCGCGCTCGCGATCATCTGGACGCCGTGGCGCCTCACCCGTAAGACCGCGAAGGGCGCGCCGCTCGTGCTCGACGTGATGTCGATCGTCGGCATGGTGGGCGTTCTGTGGTTCTTCCTCAACGCCCGCGAGTACAACAACTGGATGTACCGCGGCGGTTTCCTTCTCGTCGCGTTGTTGAGTGCCTTGCTGCTCGCGGCCACCGTGCATCCGGCGGCGCGGCTCACGCCGAAGCTGTTCAGCGTGGCGCCGGTGGTCTGGGTCGGTGTGCGCTCATACGGCATCTATCTCTGGCATTGGCCGGTGTTCGTCCTCACGAGACCGCACTCCGACCTCCCGTTGACCGGCATCCCGTTGTTGGTGCTGCGGATCGCGATCGTGTTCGTCCTCGCGGCGCTCTCGTACCGATACGTGGAGGAGCCAGTGCGGCACGGCGCGATCGGGCGCCAGCTCCGGGAGTTCCGGCGCGCGGCGGGGGAGCGGCGGCGGCAACTCGGCACCGCGTTCGCGATCGTCGGAAGCGCCGTCGTGGCCGGGGTCCTCGTGATCGCGGCGGGCTTCGCCGGCGCCGAGCCCACCCCGCGTCCCGAGGGGCTCCCCGAGGTCTCGTCGATCGTGCTCAGGCCGACCACTACGACGCTCCCGGGCACGCCGAGTCCGACGACCACCACGGTTGCCGTGCCACCGCCGGTTCCCGAGCACGTCACCGCGGTGGGCGACTCCGTGATGCTGGGCGCCGCGACCGCGCTCCAGGGCACCATCGGACAAGACAAGGTGATCGTGGACGCCGAGGAGAGCCGGCAGTTCTCGGAGGGCGTCGACAAGCTTCGGGAGTACCGCGACACCGGCCAGCTCGGCGACGAGGTCGTTGTACAGCTCGGTACCAACGGCGCCGTCAACCCGGACGACATCGATCGCATGATGGGCGTGCTGAAGGACGTGAAGAGGGTGGTGATCGTCAATGCCAAGGTTCCTCGGCCGTGGGAGGGCCAGGTCAACGAGGCCCTCGCCAACGGCGTGAAGAAGTACAAGAACGCTGCGGTGTTGGTCGACTGGCACACCATCGGCGGCGATCATCCCGAGTTCTTCTGGGAGGACGGCATCCATCTGCGGCCCGAAGGGGCCGAGTATTACGCCCAGCTCATCGCCGGGTACCTGTAA